The segment ATCAACTTTGGCTTGTGCAATCTTGCTTTTTCCGCTACATCTTCATAGTTAATAGTATGAGAGTCGTTGTCCACTCCATACTCCACAAAATTATATTGAATACCACTGAAGTTCACTGGGCTGCCGTGTGTTAAATGGCCACCATGTGAAAGGTTCATCCCAAGGACGGTGTCGCCCTGTTCAAGAATAGTAAAATAAACCGCCATGTTCGCTTGGGCGCCAGAGTGCGGCTGAACATTTGCATGCTCGGCTCCGAAAATTTCCTTCGCACGGTCGCGGGCAATGTTTTCTGCTACGTCCACGTGTTCACAACCACCATAATAACGACGGCCTGGATAACCTTCTGCATATTTATTTGTCAGTACAGATCCTTGAGCTTCCATAACTGCTTCGCTCACGAAGTTTTCAGAAGCAATCAACTCGATTTTCGAGCGTTGTCTTCCCAATTCATCCTGGATTGATTGAAACACTTGTTGATCCTGTTGCGCTAATTTCACTTTCGGAATCCCCCTTTAAGTATGAACATCAGATTTTGAAATGTCGGCTCTGGTAAACACCGCTGGTGATTTCCGCACCGGGCTTCGCTTTCCACGGGGCGCTTGCGGAGCCTCCCGTAGGAGTCTTCGCCCTATGCTCCAATCACCAGCTATTAGATTCTTTAAATTAATCAAACCGATTATCAGAGCTAACAAAAACAACTATATTCGGCTTTTCAACCTTTATCTCCTTCATTTTATCACGCAACCAAAAAGATAGAAACAGAAAAGGAAGATTGATAGCGCTTACCTTTAAAAACTTTCGTGAAAATAAAAAAAGAAAAAAAGGGGTCAGACCCCTAAAGGATTTTCGCCCTTCACGTCGAAGGGCGCCATCATTCTATTTTTTTGCTTCTTCAAGTGCAGCGGTTTGGTAGATTGCTCTTGCGCCGCCGATGAGTTTGGGGCGGGTGCGGGCGATGGTGATGTGGGCGTTTCCGACGGATTTGACGGAGCTGCGCACTGGGACTGCGACGTGCTTGATGTGCATGCCGATCAAGGTGTCCCCGATATCGATTCCTGCGTCGGCTTTGATGTGCTCCACCATGACCGCATTTTCAAGCTGATGGTAGGCATATGAGGCCATGGCACCGCCTGCATGACGGACCGGCACCACTGTCACCTCATCAAGCCCCCGTCTATCAGCTGTTTCCCGTTCCACCACTAACGATCGGTTCAAGTGCTCACAGCATTGGAATGCAAGCTCGACACCGGTCTGTTCGCGAAATTCATTTAGCACAGCAAAAAGAGTTTCCGCCACTCCTTCTGTTCCCGCTGTACCGATTCTTTCCCCGATCACTTCACTTGTACTGCATCCTACAACCAAGATCTGGCCCTTCTTTAGCTGAGCCTGTTCCTGCAGGTCTACCAACACCTGTTGCAACTGCTCTCTCCACTCGTTATTCATCATTCAATTACCCCTCTTTTCAAAAAACGCCCATGAACATTGAGTACAAAGCAACAAC is part of the Sutcliffiella sp. FSL R7-0096 genome and harbors:
- a CDS encoding TIGR01440 family protein, translated to MMNNEWREQLQQVLVDLQEQAQLKKGQILVVGCSTSEVIGERIGTAGTEGVAETLFAVLNEFREQTGVELAFQCCEHLNRSLVVERETADRRGLDEVTVVPVRHAGGAMASYAYHQLENAVMVEHIKADAGIDIGDTLIGMHIKHVAVPVRSSVKSVGNAHITIARTRPKLIGGARAIYQTAALEEAKK